In Leifsonia sp. PS1209, the genomic stretch ATCATGAGCAAGAAGATCGCGGAGGGCACCGGCGCGCTCGTGCTGGACGTGAAATTCGGCTCCGGTGCGTTCCTCAAGGACATCGAGAAGTCGCGCGAGCTGGCGCGCACGATGGTCGACCTCGGGCGGGACGCCGGCGTCGCGACCTCTGCGCTGCTCACCAACATGAACGTGCCCCTCGGCTTCGCCATCGGCAACGCCAACGAGGTGCGCGAATCCGTCGAGGTCCTGGCGGGTGGAGGACCGGCGGACGTCGTCGAGCTGACCATCGAGCTGGCGCGCGAGATGCTCGCACTCGCAGGCAAGACCGACGTGGATGTCGAGGCAGCCCTCAAGGACGGCCGCGCGATGGACAAGTGGCGCGAGACCATCCGCGCGCAGGGTGGAGACCCGGACGCTCCTCTTCCGGTCGCCAAGGAGACGCACACGGTCGTCGCCGACCGCGACGGCGTGCTGGTCGAGCAGCAGGCGCTGCCGTTCGGCATCGCGGCCTGGCGCCTCGGCGCAGGACGCGCCCGCAAGCAGGACCCCGTGCAGCACGCCGCGGGCGTCGACCTGCACGCGAAGCCGGGGGACACCGTCCGCGCCGGCGACCCGCTGTTCACGCTCTCCGCCGACGAGCCGGCCCGCTTCGAGCGCGCGCTCGAAGCTCTCGACGGCGCGTACCGCATCGGCGACGCCGGCGAGCCCGTGCTCACCGGCGGCCCGCTCATCGCGGACCGCATCTCCTGAACCGGCCACCATCGCTGAGATAGATTGAAGGACATGAGTAAAGAAGCAGACGGCGGGTACAGGCTCAGCGACGGCACGAGCATCCGGGAGTTGCCGAAGGTGTCGTTGCACGACCACCTCGACGGCGGGCTGCGCCCGTCGACCGTGATCGAGCTTGGTGCAGAGATCGGCCTCGAGCTGCCGACCTCCGACGCGGGCGACCTGGCGAGCTGGTTCGGCGAGAAGTCGAACTCCGGTTCCCTCGTCGAGTACCTCAAGACCTTCGACCTCACCACCGCCGTCATGCAGACGAAGGAGGGGCTCAGTCGCGTCGCGCGCGAGTTCGTCCAGGATCTCGGTGAGGACGGCGTCGTCTACGGGGAGGTCCGCTGGGCGCCCGAGCAGCACCTCGGCCGCGGCCTCAGCCTCGACGAGACCGTCGAAGCCGTGCAGGACGGCATCGAGCAGGGCATCGACGACGTCCGCTCGACCGGCAAGCGCATCCGGGTCGGCCAGCTGGTCACTGCGATGCGTCACGCCGACCGCGGGCTGGAGATCGCCGAGCTGGCCGTCCGCCACCGCGACAACGGCGTCGTCGGCTTCGACATCGCCGGTGCGGAGGCCGGGTTCCTTCCCGCGCGTCACCGCGACGCGTTCGACTACCTCGCCGCCCAGTTCTTCCCGACCACCGTGCACGCCGGAGAGGCCGACGGGTTGGAGAGCATCAAGAGCGCTCTGATCGACGGCCGCGCCCTGCGCCTCGGACACGGCGTGCGCATCGCGGAGGACATCACCATCGAGCGCCAGGACGACGAGAACACCTACGTCACCCTCGGATCGCTCGCCCAGTGGGTGAAGGACCGCGAGATCGCGCTGGAGACCAGCCCGACCTCCAACCTGCAGACCGGCGCCATCGCCGCGTGGGGCGACGACATCCTCGACCACCCGTTCGACCTGCTCTACCAGCTCGGCTTCCGGGTGACGGTGAACACCGACAACCGCCTGATGAGCGGCACGTCGCTGACCCGCGAGCTGAGCATCCTGGCCGACGCGTTCGCCTACGACCGCACCGACCTCGAAGTGTTCCAGCTGAACGCCG encodes the following:
- a CDS encoding adenosine deaminase, whose translation is MSKEADGGYRLSDGTSIRELPKVSLHDHLDGGLRPSTVIELGAEIGLELPTSDAGDLASWFGEKSNSGSLVEYLKTFDLTTAVMQTKEGLSRVAREFVQDLGEDGVVYGEVRWAPEQHLGRGLSLDETVEAVQDGIEQGIDDVRSTGKRIRVGQLVTAMRHADRGLEIAELAVRHRDNGVVGFDIAGAEAGFLPARHRDAFDYLAAQFFPTTVHAGEADGLESIKSALIDGRALRLGHGVRIAEDITIERQDDENTYVTLGSLAQWVKDREIALETSPTSNLQTGAIAAWGDDILDHPFDLLYQLGFRVTVNTDNRLMSGTSLTRELSILADAFAYDRTDLEVFQLNAAGSAFLPLEEREELADIITAGFEGS
- a CDS encoding thymidine phosphorylase codes for the protein MSETAGTVEAFDAVDLIHTKRDSGELSTPQIDWLIDAYTRGYVGDEQMAAMTMAIFLNGMTRREIKDLTMAMIASGERMSFEGLGKPTTDKHSTGGVGDKITLPLMPLVATFGAAVPQLSGRGLGHTGGTLDKLESIPGWRANLTNQEMFDQLRDVGGVICAAGSGLAPADGKLYALRDITGTVEAIPLIASSIMSKKIAEGTGALVLDVKFGSGAFLKDIEKSRELARTMVDLGRDAGVATSALLTNMNVPLGFAIGNANEVRESVEVLAGGGPADVVELTIELAREMLALAGKTDVDVEAALKDGRAMDKWRETIRAQGGDPDAPLPVAKETHTVVADRDGVLVEQQALPFGIAAWRLGAGRARKQDPVQHAAGVDLHAKPGDTVRAGDPLFTLSADEPARFERALEALDGAYRIGDAGEPVLTGGPLIADRIS